The genomic region CTAACCTTACCTTGCATATCTTGTTTTTAAAACGCACCATTTCATCGAACAACGAAACTGTCGAAAAATTTCGAGTTTTATCATCTCGAAATTGATATTAAAATCAATGGGGAAACGCATTAAAATGTCTTCCCCGCAAAGGAGAGAAAAAGATGAAAAAGTTTTTAATCGGATTCATCTTGTTGGTTGGGCTTGTCGGGATCGTATCTGCAGCAGATGCAAAATCCGGCAATAAAAAAGCAGCTGCAAAGACTGTAAAAATTTCCGTAGGATACGAAAACGCCACTACGGAACCTGCAGCGAAGGCCGTAGAAATGTGGGCAAAGCTGGTTAAAGAAAGAAGCAACGGATCTATGGAACTCGCATTGTTCCCAAATTCCGCTCTCGGAAAAAAGACGGAACTCATCGATCAGATGATCACGGGCGAAGCTATGATCACCGTTGCCGACGGAGCTTTTTTAGCGGAATACGGAGTTCCCGATTTCGGTATTTTTTATGCGCCGTTCGCATTTGAAACATGGGACGAAGTTTGGAAGGTTCTTGGAACTTCTTGGTATAGAGATCTTTGCAACACTTTGGCAAAAAAAGCCAACATACGCGTCTTAACTTCAAACTGGATCTACGGGGCGAGAGACATCATATCCACTAAAAAAGTCGTAGTGCCCGCAGACCTCGCAGGTTTAAAGATGCGCGTTTCTCCGAACAAACTTTCGATAGACAGCTTTAAGTCCCTTGGAGCCGCCGCAATCGGAATGGATATGGGCGAAGTGTATCAGGCTTTGCAGTCAAAGACTATTGACGCCGTAGAAAATCCCGCGGCACCTCTTGCCAACAGATCTTTCCACGAAGTTGCAAAATATCTTTGCGAAGATCATCATATTCTTGCCGCTTCAATGTGGATCTGCGGAGAAAGATTCTTTAAAACTCTTTCGGCGGAACAGCAGAAAATTCTTATGACAACGGCCGACGAAGCGGGGCTTTTCAACAACGAACTTCAATCCGCGGCGACGGAAGATGCAAAGAAAAAGATGATTGCCGCAGGCGTTACGATCACAACTCCCAACGCTGCAGAAAAAAAGGCATGGGTTGACGCCGCACAGAAATTCCTTAAAACGGGCGGGAAGTCTCTGGGTTGGTCCGACGGACTTTATGATTCCGTCCGCGCTGCAGTAAAATAAGAAGGTTTAAAAGCCGCCGCTGAGACATCGCGGCGTCTTTTAACTTCGAGTTTGCCTTTAGGCAAACGTCGCTTATTAAACTAAGGAAATAGAACAAAATGTCTGATAAAAAGCAAGCAAATGCCAAATCAATTTTGAGGTACGTGGATATCTACATATCCTCAGCGGCTTTGATCGTTTTGATCGCGATTACTTTCTTGGGCGTCATAGCGCGATACTGTATTGGCTCGCCGTTCGGCTGGACTGAAGAAATGCAGGCTTTTTTAATAGTCTGGGTTGTCTTTTCAGCTGCCGGCGCGGCTTTCCGCACCGGAAATCATTCGGCGATAGATATAGTATATGTGTCCGTCCCAAAGAAAGCCCATAAGGTTTTGGATGTTTTAATTGCCGTAATTTCGATCTTGGTCTTATGCTATTTAGCCTATACAACGGTAATATACTTAAACTTGTTTATGGCAACCGGCCGAAAAACTTCGGTTTTACAGATTCCTTATATTTTTATTTATTCCATAGTTTTATTGTCCTGTGTTTTACAAATCATAAATTTCGTCATGGTAAATATTTTGGGAAAATGGGACGAATCTGTGGATCTTATTGAAGAAAATAAACTCACAGGCAGTGAATTTTCGGGAACCGACGATAAATAGAATAGGAGAAATAAAATGAATCTGATCGCCGTATGCGCAATAGTGTTGCTAGTGCTTTTATTTATGAAAGTTCCCGTTTACATAGCAGTACTCGGAGCCTCCGCCGTTTATACAATTTTCAACCCTTCAATCAACCCGATGATCTTTGCGCAAAAAATGATAAGCGGTACGGAAGGTCTTTCCCTTCTGGCTATACCGTTTTTTGTTTGCGCCGGCATATTTATGAACTATACCGGCGTCACAAAGAGGATCATGCATTTTTGTGAAGTCATGACTTCCAGAATGTACGGAGGGCTCGCCCAAGTCAATGTTTTGCTTTCAACTCTTATGGGCGGCCTTTCCGGTTCGTCATTGGCGGACGCCGCCATGGAATGCAAAATGCTCGTTCCCTCTATGGTCAAATCAGGCTTTTCGCTGTCTTTTTCGGCGGTCGTTACCGGCGCTTCGGGAATGATAGTCCCTCTTATTCCTCCGGGAGTAGGCCTTATAATATACGGCGTCATAAATAATATTTCCATCGGAAAATTGTTTGTGGCCGGCATCGTTCCAGGTCTTACGATGACCGTCACTTTAATGATTTTCGTCAGGTTCTATTCGAAAAAAAGAAATTATCTTCCTAAACGAACTACGAAAATTTCCGTAAAAGAAAAAATCGATGCCCTGCGCCCCGCGATTTGGCCCCTCCTTTTACCTATCATAATCATTGGAGGCGTGCGGCTGGGTATTTTTACCGCAACGGAATCGGGAGCCGTCGCAATCGCTTATGCGCTGTTTTTGGGAATATGCTATAAAGAGCTTAAACTAAAAGACTTTTTACAGGGATGTAAAGAAGGCGTCATAACTACTACTTCCATAATGCTGATAATAGGAGCGGCAACTTGTTTTTCATGGATTCTTACAAAGGAACAGATTCCGCAGGCCGTTTCGGCATGGATGGTTTCCATAATCCGTAACAAGTACGTATTCCTTATCCTTGTAAATATATTCCTAGTTATTGTAGGAATGTTTATCGAAGGCAACGCTTCGATGATCGTTTTGGCTCCGATCTTAGCGCCTGTCGCGGCACAATATGGAATTGATCCGATCCATTTCGGAATGGTGTACATATTCAACTGTACTATAGGAGCTTTTACGCCTCCGATGGGAACTTTAATATTTGTTTGCTGCGGAGTTACGGGATGCTCCACAAAGGAATTTATAAAAGATTCCATACCGTTCTACTTTTTATTCTTCATCGATCTTATATTGATCACATTCTTCCCGCCGCTTTCGACAGGATTGGTCAATCTAATCTATTAGCAACTTAAAGAAGGAAAATATATGAAATTTGATGCCGAAAATCGTAAAATCGTCAGTGATTTGGTAAAAGACACTTATCTGCCTAAGATGTTTAAGATTAAGCAGGTGTTTCCCAGACCGCGCATAGAAATAAAAGACATACCGCTGTCTGTCTTTAACGCTTTGGATGAAAACGGTTGCGGATCCAAGGTAAAAAAAGGCATGCGTATAGCGATTACAGTAGGTTCCAGAGGAATAAGCAACGAAGCATTGGTCGTAAAAAGCATTGTCGATTGGGTGATCCTACAAGGGGCAGATCCCTTTATAGTTCCTGCGATGGGAAGCCACGGCGGCGCCACTGCCGCAGGACAGATTGGAATCCTTGAGTCATACGGGGTTACGCAATCGTATTGCGGCTGCCCCATTCTGTCCTCGATGGAAGTCAAAAAAATCGGCAAGACCGAAACGGGGCTCGACGTATT from Treponema parvum harbors:
- a CDS encoding TRAP transporter small permease, translated to MSDKKQANAKSILRYVDIYISSAALIVLIAITFLGVIARYCIGSPFGWTEEMQAFLIVWVVFSAAGAAFRTGNHSAIDIVYVSVPKKAHKVLDVLIAVISILVLCYLAYTTVIYLNLFMATGRKTSVLQIPYIFIYSIVLLSCVLQIINFVMVNILGKWDESVDLIEENKLTGSEFSGTDDK
- a CDS encoding TRAP transporter large permease, with the translated sequence MNLIAVCAIVLLVLLFMKVPVYIAVLGASAVYTIFNPSINPMIFAQKMISGTEGLSLLAIPFFVCAGIFMNYTGVTKRIMHFCEVMTSRMYGGLAQVNVLLSTLMGGLSGSSLADAAMECKMLVPSMVKSGFSLSFSAVVTGASGMIVPLIPPGVGLIIYGVINNISIGKLFVAGIVPGLTMTVTLMIFVRFYSKKRNYLPKRTTKISVKEKIDALRPAIWPLLLPIIIIGGVRLGIFTATESGAVAIAYALFLGICYKELKLKDFLQGCKEGVITTTSIMLIIGAATCFSWILTKEQIPQAVSAWMVSIIRNKYVFLILVNIFLVIVGMFIEGNASMIVLAPILAPVAAQYGIDPIHFGMVYIFNCTIGAFTPPMGTLIFVCCGVTGCSTKEFIKDSIPFYFLFFIDLILITFFPPLSTGLVNLIY
- a CDS encoding C4-dicarboxylate TRAP transporter substrate-binding protein is translated as MKKFLIGFILLVGLVGIVSAADAKSGNKKAAAKTVKISVGYENATTEPAAKAVEMWAKLVKERSNGSMELALFPNSALGKKTELIDQMITGEAMITVADGAFLAEYGVPDFGIFYAPFAFETWDEVWKVLGTSWYRDLCNTLAKKANIRVLTSNWIYGARDIISTKKVVVPADLAGLKMRVSPNKLSIDSFKSLGAAAIGMDMGEVYQALQSKTIDAVENPAAPLANRSFHEVAKYLCEDHHILAASMWICGERFFKTLSAEQQKILMTTADEAGLFNNELQSAATEDAKKKMIAAGVTITTPNAAEKKAWVDAAQKFLKTGGKSLGWSDGLYDSVRAAVK